The Amycolatopsis umgeniensis DNA segment CGGGCACCGGTACGCGGAGATCATCGCGGAACACCGGAACCGGTAGCTTCCCCCGGGTCCGCGCCCCGGTGGCGTCTTGCCTGAGGTACATGAAGGCCCCCTTGCTTGCGCCTAGGTACAGGAAGGGGCCCTTCACGCTCGGTCTCGTCGCTCAGGGATCTGGGCACTCGAGTTGCCTGCCACCAGTCCGCGACCGGATGGACCCGCGCAACCACCGTCCTCACGCAAGTCAGACGAAAGCCGTGAAGGCCTCCTTCACTACCTTCAGGGTAGGCAAGGGGCCCTTCACGTACTGGGGAAGGGACCGCCACAACCCCGAAACGGCACTCGCGACCGGTTCGTGCGGGCGGATGGACCGAGGGGCCCGGATTCGTCGCGCGGTACGAACGGACGGTCCGCGAAACCTCCTAGGGTCGCCATGAACGAGGCGATCCTAGGAGGCGAAGTATGCGGACACTCTTGCGTGGCGGTCGTGTCGTCGATCCGGCGACGGGGTTCGACGGTACGGCCGACGTGCTGGTATCCGGCGGCGTGGTCACCGCCGTCGGGGAGGGTTTGACCGCGGAGCCGGGCGACGTGGAGATCGACGTCTCCGGGCTCGTCGTGGGACCGGGTTTCATCGACCTGCACAGCCACGTGCACACCATCGCGGGCCAGCGGCTGCAGGCGATGGACGGGGTGACGACCGCGCTCGACCTCGAAGCCGGTCTGATGCCGATCGAGCGGGCGTACGCCGAGGCCGCCGCGGCGGGACGTCCGCTGCACTACGGGTTCTCCGCTTCCTGGGGTGCCGCGCGGGCGCAGGTGCTCGCCGGGATCGAGCCGGACGCGAATATCGACAGTGGGCTCGCGGTGCTCGGAAACCCGGCCTGGCAAAGGTCTTCGTCACCGAAGGAGCTGGCGGCCTGGCTGTCCCTTGTGGACGGTGAGCTGGCCGCGGGCGCGCTCGGCGTCGGTGTTCTCCTCGGTTACGCGCCCGACACCGACCCCAACGAATTCCTCGCGCTGGCCCGTCTCGCGAAGGAGGCGGGGGCGCCGACCTACACCCACGTCCGCGAGCTGGTCGAGGTGAATCCGGAGACGCCCGTCGACGGTTCCGCGGAGATCGCGATCGTCGCGGCCGAGACCGGTGCCGCGATGCACCACTGCCACGTGAACAGCACGTCCGGTCACCAGATCGAGCGAGTGCTCTCGGCGCTCGAAGCGGGTCGCGTGGCCGGGTCGCGGGTGACCGTCGAGGCCTATCCGTACGGGGCGGGCAGCACGGCGATCGGCGCCGCCTTCCTGTCACCCGAGCGCCTCAAGATGAAGGGGCTTTCCCCGTCCAGTGTGATCATGCTGGAGTCGGGGGAGCGCATCGCCGACGCGGGCCGCCTGCTCCAGGTCCGCGCCGAGGACCCGGGCGCGCCGTGCATCCTCGAGTTCCTCGACGAGAGCAGCCCACACGACCTCGGCCTGCTGCACCAGGCGCTCGCGTTCCCCGACGCCATCGTCGCCAGTGACGCCCTGCCCGTCTACTGGAAGAACGGGACCAGCGAGAGCACCGAATGGCCGTTGCCGCCCGGCGGCGCGACACATCCGCGCACCTCCGGGACCTACTCCAAGACGTTGCGCCTGATGGTGCGCGAGAGCCGCGCCTGGACCTGGCTGGAGGCGTTCCGGCGCTGCTCGTACCTGCCGGCGCGCGTGCTCGACGAGGTCGCCCCCGGGGCACTGGCCAAGGGAAGGCTCAACGTGGGCGCCGACGCCGACATCGTCGTCATCGACCCGGAGACCATCACCGACGCGGCGACCTACTTCGACTCGACGAGGCCTTCGGTCGGCGTCCGGCATCTGTTCGTCTCGGGTGTTCCCGTGGTCACCGACGGGAACCTGCGCACCGACGCGTTCCCCGGCAAGCCGCTGCGGGGTGAGCCGCGATGAGCGACCTGCTCGCCGACATCGAGACGCTCGTCCGCTGCGAATCCCCGTCGTCGGATCACGAAGCCGTGGCCCGCAGCGCCGAAGTGGTGGCCGGAATCGGCGTGAGGCTGCTCGGCGCGGAGCCGGAGCGGATCGTCGTCGACGGTGTCACCCACCTGCGCTGGCGATTCGGCGACGGACCGTCTCGCGTGCTGCTCCTCGGTCACCATGACACGGTGTGGCCCCACGGTTCGCTCGAGACGCACCCGTTCTCCGTGCGGGACGGCGTGTTGCGCGGTCCCGGCTGCTTCGACATGAAGGCCGGGGTCGTGATGGCGCTGCACGCCGCCGCGGTCGTCCCCGATCGAGACGGACTGTCCATTCTGGTCACCGGCGACGAGGAGATCGGCTCGCCGTCTTCCCGCGCGCTGATCGAGGAAACGGCGGCAGGCTGCGACGCGGCGTTCGTGCTGGAGGCTTCGGCCGACGGCGGCGCGCTGAAATGCCGACGCAAAGGCGTTTCCCACTACCGCGTCGAGGTGCTCGGCCGGGCCGCGCACGCCGGGCTCGAACCGGAGAAGGGGATCAACGCGGGGATCGAGATCGCGCACCAGATCCTTGCGATCGCCGCGATCGCCGATCCGGCGGCCGGGACCAGCGTGACCCCCACCGTCGTCTCGGCGGGAACGACGGTCAACACCGTTCCCGCGGCCGCGAGCGTGGCCGTCGACGTCCGCGTGTGGAACGAGGCCGAGCAACTCCGCGTCGACAAGGCCATGCGGGGCCTCCGTCCGGTCCTGAAGGACGCGGAAGTCCGGGTGACGGGCGGGATCAACCGGCCGGCACTCGAAGAGGGTTCGTCGGCGGGATTGTTCGAGCTGGCGCGGGAATTGTCGGGTGGACTCGGCCTCGGCGAGCTCACTTCCGCGTCGGTCGGCGGTGCCTCGGACGGCAATTACACCGCGGGGATGGGAGTTCCCACCTTGGACGGCCTCGGTGCCGTCGGTGGCGGGGCGCACGCGGATCACGAACACGTCCTCGTCGCGGAATTGTCCCCGCGCACCGCTTTGCTGGCCGCGCTGGTGGAAAATGTCCTCGCGAAGCGGGGTCCGTCCGGCGCGACGAATCCCGCGGGCGAATCTGGTACGGCACGACGGTGACTCGGCGGCCGAGCCGGGAAAGGATTGTCCCGTGACGAATCTTGCGACGAATACGGAAAGCCTCGCGTCGGCGGAGGTGCGCGACGAAGCCGTCGCCGCCGCTCGTGCCGCGGCCGTGGCTTCGGGCGTCGAAATCCGCGAACTCACCGAAATCGCCGATCTGGCCGCGGTGGTCGGCCTGTTCGAGTCGATCTGGAAGTCCGCGCCCGGCGCCCGGCCGGTGAGCACGGAACTGCTCCGTGCGATGTCCTCGGCCGGGAACTACGTCGCGGGCGCTTTCGAGGGCGGCGAACTGCTGGGGGCCTGTTTCGGTTTCTTCGGGAATCCGGGAAAGGCCAGTCTGCACAGTCATATCGCCGGGGTGGCCGATGCCGGCGCGGGTCGGGGGATCGGTCAAGCCCTCAAACTGCACCAGCGCGGCTGGGCGCTGCTTCAGGACGTCTCGATGATCACCTGGACCTTCGACCCGCTGGTGCGGCGCAACGCCTATTTCAACCTGGGGAAACTCGGCGCGCACCCGATCGGGTACCTGCCCGACTTCTACGGTCCGATGGAGGACAGCATCAACGGCTCGGGCGACACCGACCGGCTGATGGTCGGCTGGGACCTGACGAGCCCGGACGTCCGCGCCGCGGCCTTCGGTGAACCCGTCCTGATCGACGCGGGAGCGCTCGACGCGGCGAAGGCCCTGTCGGTCGACTCCGACGGCGGCCCGAGCATCGGATCCGCCGACACGCCGACAGTGCTCGTCGCGGTCCCCTCGGATATCGAACGGTTACGCCGCACCGATCCCGGTCGCGGCAACGCGTGGCGTGTCGCCCTGCGCGAAGTCCTCGGCGGACTGATGGCGGACAACGCCCGAGTCGCCGGTTTCGATCGTGCCGGCTGGTACGTGATCTCGAAGGAGCAGTCGTGAAACTCAGCGGTGTGGAACTGCGCCGGGTCCGGATGCCGCTCGTGGCCCCGTTCCGGACGTCGTTCGGAACGCAGGCCGAACGGGAACTCCTGCTCGTCCGCGCGGTGACCCCGGCGGGCGAGGGCTGGGGCGAATGCGTGGCGATGGAGGCGCCGCTCTACTCCTCGGAGTACAACGACGCCGCCGAACACGTACTGCGGAATCACCTGATCCCGGCCCTGCTGGCCGCGGGGGACTTGACCGCGTACAAGGTGACCCCGCTGCTGGCGAAGTTCAAGGGCCACCGGATGGCGAAGGCCGCGCTGGAGATGGCGGTCCTCGACGCCGAACTCCGCGCGCACGACCGGTCCTTCGCGGCCGAGCTCGGGTCCACTCGCGACTCCGTGGCCTGCGGGGTCTCGGTCGGCATCATGGACTCGATCCCGCAGCTGCTCGACGTCGTCGGCGGCTACCTCGACGAGGGCTATGTCCGGATCAAGCTGAAGATCGAACCCGGTTGGGACGTCGAGCCCGTGCGCCAGGTGCGGGAGCGCTTCGGTGACGACGTGCTGCTGCAGGTCGACGCGAACACCGCGTACACCCTCGGCGACGCGCCGCTGCTCTCCCGGCTCGACCCGTTCGACCTCCTGCTGATCGAGCAGCCGCTCGAGGAGGAGGACGTGCTCGGCCACGCCGAACTGGCCAAACGCATCCGGACGCCGATCTGCCTCGACGAGTCGATCGTCTCCGCGAGGGCGGCGGCGGACGCGATCAAGCTCGGCGCCTGCCAGATCGTCAACATCAAACCGGGCCGCGTCGGCGGCTACCTCGAGGCCCGCCGGGTGCACGACGTCTGCGCGGCGCACGGGGTCGCGGTGTGGTGCGGTGGGATGATCGAGACCGGTCTCGGGCGGGCGGCCAACGTCGCGCTCGCCTCGCTGCCCGGCTTCACGCTGCCGGGTGACACCTCGGCATCCGGCCGGTTCTACCGCACGGACATCACCGAACCGTTCGTGCTGGACGCCGGTCATCTGCCGGTGCCGACCGGGCCGGGCCTCGGCGTGACTCCGATTCCCGACCTGCTGGACGAGGTCACCACGGAGAAAGCGTGGATCGGTTCGTAGCGCGCTACGAATTCCGGGGTTAGATTTGGTCGAGACGAACCAATCGGTTCGGCGAAACCGGGTTTAACTTCGGGGGGTGCTGACACCGGTGCCCAGCAAGCCGCACACGAGTTTGGGGCGCGTCCTCGAAGACCTCGGGGACGTGCTCCTGGAGCCGATCGCGGTCGGCCGGACCACCCGCAAGCAGCTCGGCGGGGTGGTCATCCACGATCCGCACGACGAATCCGAATTTCCCGCGTTCGCCGTCGTGCTCGGCGTCGGGGTGCGGGAGCAGGACGAGGTCGTCCGCCTTCTGCACGACGTGGGTGCGCGAGGCGCGGCGGCGCTCGTCGTCCGCTCTCCCGTCACCCCGACGCCGGAACTCAAACGCGCGGCGGACTCGTCCGGGGTCGCCCTGCTCGGCCTCGCGCGTGGCGCGTCCTGGGCCCATCTCGCCGCCATGCTCCGGACCTTGCTCGCCGAGGGCGACGTCGGCGAGGTCTCCCCGCAGACGCTCGGCGGAATGCCGTCGGGTGATCTCTTCGCGCTGGCCAACGCGGTCGCCGCGCTGCTGGACGCGCCGGTGACCATCGAGGATCGCAGTAACCGGATCCTTGCGTTCTCCGGGCGCCAGGACGAAGCGGATCCCTCCCGGGTCGAGACCATCCTCGGCCGTCAGGTGCCGGAGCGGTTCGCCCGTGGGCTGGAACGGGACGGTGTCTTCGACAGGCTGTACCGCGACCACACACCTGTCTACGTCGACCCGCAGCGCTACGACGAAGTCGAGCTCGTCCTTCCCAGGGTGGCACTCGCCGTCCGGGCAGGCGACGAGATACTCGGCTCGATCTGGGCGGCGGTGCGGGAACCGCTCAGCGAGGAGCGGACCCAGGCGCTGATCGACGCCGCCAAACTCGTCGCGTTGCACATGCTCCGATTGCGCGCGGGTGCCGACGTCGAGCGGCGGTTGCGCGCGGACCTGGTGAGCACGGCGCTCGAAGGCGGCACCGGGGCACCGGAGGCGATCGCCCGGCTCGGCCTGCTCGGCCAGCCGTCGATCGTGCTCGCCATGGGCCTGCTCGGCACGCCCGCGCTGGAGGACGACCTCCGCCTGGTCGCGGAACGGCAGCGGGTCGCCGACGCGCTGGCCATGCACCTCAGCGCCGTCCAGCCGCGTTCGGCCGTCGCTCTCGTCGGCGACGTCGCCTACGGGATCGTCCCGATGCCCGGCAGCCACGACGACTGCCAGGAACGCTCGGTGCGGGTCGCGTCGACCTTCTTGGAGCGCACCGGACGCCGGGCGGCGGCCGCGATCGGCATCGGACCGCTCGCACTCGACGGCTCCGGCCTGCGTGCCTCCCGCGACGGTGCCGACAGGGCGCTGCGCGTCCTGCTCACCAATGCCCGCACGAAACGCGTCGCGACGTCCGACGACGTCCATGTCGACGCGCTCATGCTGGAACTCGCCGATCTCGCCGCGGCGAGGGGCGACGTCGCGACAGGACCTGTCGCGCGGTTGCTCGCCTACGACGCCCAGCACCAGTCACAACTGGTGCACACCCTCCGGTGCTGGCTGGACGCCTTCGGTGACATCGGCGCCGCGTCCGCCGCGGCCTACGTCCACCCGAACACCTTCCGGTACCGCTTGCGGCGGCTCGCCGAAGTCGGCGAGATCGACCTCGACGACGCGGGGGAGCGGTTCGCCGCGATGCTGCAACTGCGGCTGCTGCCCCGCGACGCGCGGACCGGCCCGCCCGCCGCCGAAGACTGACGTTGGTCTTCCGGCCCGAAACGGCGGCGGATGTTCGTCTGATCGCACGAACTCCGCTCGCCGAGTGCGTTTCAGAATGAGTGATCGGCGCCACGCTCGCGTCGTTCTCCTTCTCTCCCAACGTTTCCGCGGAGGCGCCATGACGGCAGTGGTCAACGAGGACACCTGGACAGCGCGGCGGATCAACCGGACGGCGCTCATCACCATGGTGGTGATGGTCTTCGCCTGGGCGGTCGACTACATCGACCGGTTCTCCATCGGGATGGCGCTGCCGATGATCGGCGCCGAGTTCGACCTCAGCAAGACCCAGCAGGGCTGGCTCGTGACCGTGTTCGCGCTGGTCTATATGGTCTGCCAGATCCCGGCGGGTTTCCTCGCCGACCGGTACGGCTCGCGAGGGCCGATGCTGGTGACCCTGCTGGCCTGGTCGGCGTTCACCGCGATGACCGGGATGGCGGGCACCTTCGGCATGCTGCTGGTCGTCCGCGGCCTTTTCGGGGTGTGCCAAGGACTTTTCCCGGCGGCCTCGTTCAAGGCGATCGCGGAACGGACCACCCCGGGCAACCGCGCGACGGTGACCGGCGTGATGCTGTCGGCCGGCGGGATCGGCGCCGGGCTGGCGCCGCTGATCGTCGGCCCGCTGCTGATGGCCCTCGGCTGGCGGCACACGTTCTTCTGGATGGCGGGGATCGGCGCGATCATCGGCGTGATCGTCTGGACGATGCTGCCCAAGGCGCTGCCGAAGTCGCTGAGCAGTCTTCCGCGTACGGAGTCGGCGCCGCCCGAAGTCTCGCGCAAGCAGGTCCTGAAGTCCTTTGTGGTCTGGAAGTTCACCCTGCTGTTCTGCGTCACCAACATGCTGAACTACGGGATGATCACCTGGGTTCCCAGCTACCTGCTGGAAACGCGGGGCCTGTCGCTGAGCCAGACCGGTGTCCTGGCCGCGATCCCGATGCTGGTCAGCATCGGCACCACCATCCTCGGCGGCTGGCTGTTCGACCGGTACTTCCACGACCACGGCCGCTGGTACCTCAGCTCGATCGCACTGGTCACCGTGGTGCTGCTGACACTGATGGTGAACGCGGACAGCACGGTGGAGTTCACCGTCTACGAGACGCTGGCCCTCGCGGTGTTCGGCATGGCGACGATGGCCGTCTTCGGTCTCCCGCTGCGCGTGCTGCCCACGGCGGTCACCGGGATCGGCATGGGCGTGATGAACTTCGGCGGTCAGGTGGCGGGCGCGGTCGCCCCGGTGGCGATGGGCTGGCTCGCCGACACGTTCTCTTACACCGCCGCGTTCGGGTTTCTCATCGGCACCACCTTCCTCACCGCCGTGATGGCGTTCTGGGTTCCGCAGAACCCCGCGCAGTTCACCTTCTCCCCGGCGAGTACCGGCGCGGGGTCCCGTGGGGCTCCGTGAGAGCCGACCGTCTCCCGGATACCCGCCACCGGGCCGGTTCCATCTGATCACGCGAGTTCGCCTTCCAATCACGCGAGTTCGCCGTCTGATCACGCGAATCACGTCTTCGGCCCGTGGCCCGCCCACGGTCACGGCACCTTCCCCAGTTGTCCTCAGTAGACAGGAGCCTCATGTCCACCGCGTCCGAAGTCATCGCGACGATCAACGCCCGCGCGAAAGAGGTAGGGGTCCGGGTCCGGCTGCACGCCGCCGAAATCGACGGCACCCGGCGGATCGGCGTCGATGAACACGCTCCCGTCGTCACGGCGTCGGTCTTCAAGGTCCCGATCGCGCTGGAGCTGGCGAGGCAGGCCGCCGACGGCGGGCTCGACCTCGGCGAGCGGATCAGCGTCCCGCCGGGTCATCCCACGCCGAGCCCGTACGGACTGGCCACCTTCCGGCACGAGATCACGATGTCCTGGTACGACCTCGCGATCTTGATGATCGGGATCAGCGACAACGTCGCCACCGACCTGATCGTCGCCAAGGTCGGTAAGGAAGCCACAGAAGAAACGTTGCGCCGCCTCGGTTTCGAGCACACCACGGTCCCGCAGGACTGCGCGGAGGTGCTCGGCGGCATCGGGGAAGACCTCGGGATCTCCTACGAGGACGACGAGAAAGCGCTGTCCGATCTGTCGATCGAGCAGATCCGGGCGTTGCGCGCACTGCAACCGGAGCACACCTGCGCGACCACCGCCGAAGAGATCACCCGGCTGCTGGGGCTGATCTGGCGTGACGAGGCCGCCCCGCCCGCCGCGTGCGCGGACGTCCGGCGCTGGCTCGAGCTCCAGGTGTGGCCGCACCGGCTGCGGTCCGGGTTCCCGGACGACGGGATCCGCGTCAGCGGCAAGACCGGGACGCTGCCGTCGGTGCGCAACGAGGTCGGCGTGGTCGAGTACCCGG contains these protein-coding regions:
- a CDS encoding amidohydrolase family protein, with protein sequence MRTLLRGGRVVDPATGFDGTADVLVSGGVVTAVGEGLTAEPGDVEIDVSGLVVGPGFIDLHSHVHTIAGQRLQAMDGVTTALDLEAGLMPIERAYAEAAAAGRPLHYGFSASWGAARAQVLAGIEPDANIDSGLAVLGNPAWQRSSSPKELAAWLSLVDGELAAGALGVGVLLGYAPDTDPNEFLALARLAKEAGAPTYTHVRELVEVNPETPVDGSAEIAIVAAETGAAMHHCHVNSTSGHQIERVLSALEAGRVAGSRVTVEAYPYGAGSTAIGAAFLSPERLKMKGLSPSSVIMLESGERIADAGRLLQVRAEDPGAPCILEFLDESSPHDLGLLHQALAFPDAIVASDALPVYWKNGTSESTEWPLPPGGATHPRTSGTYSKTLRLMVRESRAWTWLEAFRRCSYLPARVLDEVAPGALAKGRLNVGADADIVVIDPETITDAATYFDSTRPSVGVRHLFVSGVPVVTDGNLRTDAFPGKPLRGEPR
- a CDS encoding M20 family metallopeptidase — protein: MSDLLADIETLVRCESPSSDHEAVARSAEVVAGIGVRLLGAEPERIVVDGVTHLRWRFGDGPSRVLLLGHHDTVWPHGSLETHPFSVRDGVLRGPGCFDMKAGVVMALHAAAVVPDRDGLSILVTGDEEIGSPSSRALIEETAAGCDAAFVLEASADGGALKCRRKGVSHYRVEVLGRAAHAGLEPEKGINAGIEIAHQILAIAAIADPAAGTSVTPTVVSAGTTVNTVPAAASVAVDVRVWNEAEQLRVDKAMRGLRPVLKDAEVRVTGGINRPALEEGSSAGLFELARELSGGLGLGELTSASVGGASDGNYTAGMGVPTLDGLGAVGGGAHADHEHVLVAELSPRTALLAALVENVLAKRGPSGATNPAGESGTARR
- a CDS encoding GNAT family N-acetyltransferase yields the protein MTNLATNTESLASAEVRDEAVAAARAAAVASGVEIRELTEIADLAAVVGLFESIWKSAPGARPVSTELLRAMSSAGNYVAGAFEGGELLGACFGFFGNPGKASLHSHIAGVADAGAGRGIGQALKLHQRGWALLQDVSMITWTFDPLVRRNAYFNLGKLGAHPIGYLPDFYGPMEDSINGSGDTDRLMVGWDLTSPDVRAAAFGEPVLIDAGALDAAKALSVDSDGGPSIGSADTPTVLVAVPSDIERLRRTDPGRGNAWRVALREVLGGLMADNARVAGFDRAGWYVISKEQS
- the menC gene encoding o-succinylbenzoate synthase; protein product: MKLSGVELRRVRMPLVAPFRTSFGTQAERELLLVRAVTPAGEGWGECVAMEAPLYSSEYNDAAEHVLRNHLIPALLAAGDLTAYKVTPLLAKFKGHRMAKAALEMAVLDAELRAHDRSFAAELGSTRDSVACGVSVGIMDSIPQLLDVVGGYLDEGYVRIKLKIEPGWDVEPVRQVRERFGDDVLLQVDANTAYTLGDAPLLSRLDPFDLLLIEQPLEEEDVLGHAELAKRIRTPICLDESIVSARAAADAIKLGACQIVNIKPGRVGGYLEARRVHDVCAAHGVAVWCGGMIETGLGRAANVALASLPGFTLPGDTSASGRFYRTDITEPFVLDAGHLPVPTGPGLGVTPIPDLLDEVTTEKAWIGS
- a CDS encoding helix-turn-helix domain-containing protein, giving the protein MLTPVPSKPHTSLGRVLEDLGDVLLEPIAVGRTTRKQLGGVVIHDPHDESEFPAFAVVLGVGVREQDEVVRLLHDVGARGAAALVVRSPVTPTPELKRAADSSGVALLGLARGASWAHLAAMLRTLLAEGDVGEVSPQTLGGMPSGDLFALANAVAALLDAPVTIEDRSNRILAFSGRQDEADPSRVETILGRQVPERFARGLERDGVFDRLYRDHTPVYVDPQRYDEVELVLPRVALAVRAGDEILGSIWAAVREPLSEERTQALIDAAKLVALHMLRLRAGADVERRLRADLVSTALEGGTGAPEAIARLGLLGQPSIVLAMGLLGTPALEDDLRLVAERQRVADALAMHLSAVQPRSAVALVGDVAYGIVPMPGSHDDCQERSVRVASTFLERTGRRAAAAIGIGPLALDGSGLRASRDGADRALRVLLTNARTKRVATSDDVHVDALMLELADLAAARGDVATGPVARLLAYDAQHQSQLVHTLRCWLDAFGDIGAASAAAYVHPNTFRYRLRRLAEVGEIDLDDAGERFAAMLQLRLLPRDARTGPPAAED
- a CDS encoding MFS transporter — protein: MTAVVNEDTWTARRINRTALITMVVMVFAWAVDYIDRFSIGMALPMIGAEFDLSKTQQGWLVTVFALVYMVCQIPAGFLADRYGSRGPMLVTLLAWSAFTAMTGMAGTFGMLLVVRGLFGVCQGLFPAASFKAIAERTTPGNRATVTGVMLSAGGIGAGLAPLIVGPLLMALGWRHTFFWMAGIGAIIGVIVWTMLPKALPKSLSSLPRTESAPPEVSRKQVLKSFVVWKFTLLFCVTNMLNYGMITWVPSYLLETRGLSLSQTGVLAAIPMLVSIGTTILGGWLFDRYFHDHGRWYLSSIALVTVVLLTLMVNADSTVEFTVYETLALAVFGMATMAVFGLPLRVLPTAVTGIGMGVMNFGGQVAGAVAPVAMGWLADTFSYTAAFGFLIGTTFLTAVMAFWVPQNPAQFTFSPASTGAGSRGAP
- a CDS encoding serine hydrolase, coding for MSTASEVIATINARAKEVGVRVRLHAAEIDGTRRIGVDEHAPVVTASVFKVPIALELARQAADGGLDLGERISVPPGHPTPSPYGLATFRHEITMSWYDLAILMIGISDNVATDLIVAKVGKEATEETLRRLGFEHTTVPQDCAEVLGGIGEDLGISYEDDEKALSDLSIEQIRALRALQPEHTCATTAEEITRLLGLIWRDEAAPPAACADVRRWLELQVWPHRLRSGFPDDGIRVSGKTGTLPSVRNEVGVVEYPDGGRYAVGIFTDAVDGRSRVPERDAFIGFAAAQAVEWLRLPEAGGE